From Hymenobacter sedentarius, a single genomic window includes:
- a CDS encoding SusC/RagA family TonB-linked outer membrane protein — protein MKRILLMSMVLMVTFFHGALAQTRAISGRVTDQKTGEGLPGITVLVKGTTNGTSTSPDGAFTLNVPETGGTLVFSSVGYVGQERPIGSEATFTIVMVPDVKQLNEVVVTALGLTANRDQLGTAQATVQGTSLVRSGETSVITGLSGKTPGVLITRSSGDPGASANIQIRGASTITGNLQPLIVVDGIPIYNSSVGDDGILSSNGGAGSNQVNGVVQASRLNDINPDDIATMEVLKGAAASAVWGTRAANGVIVITTKKGASANGKLNVSYRSSYGVDQINRVPPLQTKFGQGGGGLYNNTTSASWGDRIADRKGGADTYITDPTATGYLGYATLPDGTRVYNIANGTAANPHGGKNSQTTYDQARAPFTTGYTWDNIATVSGGDTRSNFYVSLGNTYQKGIALNHSDNDRTTARINVDRQLSDKFRVSVNSSYIRTRSNRAQQGSNVSGIYLGGLRTSPDYDNSRYIGDYTDPAGNIFLDRQLSYRNKLGRAVVSAANPNGITNSGYDNPLWNLDRVRNESRVNRFLGALEMTYDVTPWLNILNRSGVDTYTDNRYAYFPVGAATSSTGSLTEEVIQETQVNNDLIARAHTNLGENVTLTGLVGYNLNARRSSQLGTTATGFINPFSPPQLNNTPSTNRSPYNATVEQRTAAIYSQVDLGLFNQLFLTGTVRGEQASTFGPEAKSTFVYSAGSLAWQFTKLPILAENRVLSFGKLRASYGVVGVQPTPYLTRTYYTPANGSVLGEGYGTTLDASNYGGGFVRSTSKGNPLIRPERKTELEGGLDLRFLQNRIGLTLTGYTNKTVDVILPVPVAATTGYTNTNANAATITNRGLEISMDGDVVKTDKFTWNVAPNFSLNRNKVTELAGATSIGLTGFSGSVSSRAVKDYALGALWGNSFDIRDNGTYNTDANGFPQLADNGTARVIGNPNPQWRGGLNNTFSYRGLSLNVLIDHVHGTDIWNGTKGALYFFGTAGELGEEITVSGAQAASLKLYTGQTLASAYKPNADGSYTFRGKVQNFGSGDVALDEQWYRNGLGNGFSGGPGAPFVEHVNYTRLREVTLNYSLTQSWLRTATKLSAIDLAVTGRNLYLWTNYTGVDPETNLTGVSNGRGIDYFNNPSTRSVIFSIKFTY, from the coding sequence ATGAAAAGAATACTACTCATGAGCATGGTGCTCATGGTCACTTTTTTCCACGGAGCCCTCGCGCAGACGCGAGCCATCTCCGGGCGGGTGACCGACCAAAAGACGGGCGAAGGGTTGCCCGGCATCACGGTGCTGGTGAAAGGCACGACCAATGGTACTTCGACGAGCCCAGACGGTGCCTTCACGCTCAACGTGCCGGAAACAGGCGGAACGTTGGTGTTCAGCTCAGTGGGCTATGTGGGCCAGGAACGCCCCATAGGCAGCGAAGCTACCTTTACCATTGTCATGGTGCCAGATGTTAAACAACTCAATGAAGTAGTGGTAACGGCCCTGGGCTTGACGGCCAACCGCGACCAATTGGGCACGGCCCAGGCCACAGTGCAGGGCACGTCGCTGGTGCGCTCGGGCGAAACGAGCGTCATCACCGGCTTGTCGGGCAAGACGCCGGGCGTGCTCATCACCCGCTCGTCGGGCGACCCTGGTGCCAGCGCCAACATCCAGATTCGCGGGGCCAGCACCATCACCGGCAACCTGCAGCCCCTAATTGTGGTGGACGGTATTCCGATTTATAACTCGTCGGTGGGCGACGACGGCATTTTGTCCAGCAACGGCGGTGCCGGTTCCAACCAAGTGAACGGCGTGGTGCAGGCCTCGCGCCTAAACGACATTAACCCCGACGACATTGCCACGATGGAAGTGCTGAAGGGGGCCGCGGCCAGCGCCGTGTGGGGCACCCGTGCCGCCAACGGCGTTATTGTGATTACGACCAAAAAAGGCGCCAGCGCCAACGGCAAGCTGAACGTCAGCTACCGCTCCTCGTACGGCGTCGACCAGATTAACCGTGTGCCCCCCCTGCAAACCAAGTTCGGCCAGGGCGGCGGCGGGTTGTACAACAACACCACATCGGCCTCGTGGGGCGACCGGATTGCCGACCGCAAGGGCGGCGCCGACACTTACATCACCGACCCGACGGCTACAGGCTACCTGGGATATGCCACCCTGCCGGACGGCACCCGCGTCTACAACATCGCCAACGGCACAGCCGCTAACCCGCACGGCGGAAAAAACAGCCAAACTACCTACGACCAGGCCCGGGCCCCGTTCACCACCGGCTACACCTGGGACAACATTGCTACCGTGAGCGGCGGCGACACGCGCAGCAACTTTTACGTGAGCCTGGGCAACACCTACCAGAAAGGCATTGCCCTTAACCACAGCGACAACGACCGCACCACGGCCCGCATCAACGTGGACCGCCAGCTGTCGGACAAATTCCGCGTGTCGGTGAATAGCTCCTACATCCGCACCCGCTCGAACCGGGCGCAGCAGGGCTCCAACGTAAGCGGCATCTACCTGGGGGGCCTGCGTACCTCACCCGACTACGACAACAGCCGCTACATTGGCGACTACACCGACCCCGCGGGCAACATCTTTCTCGACCGTCAGCTCTCGTACCGCAACAAGCTGGGCCGGGCCGTGGTGAGTGCGGCCAACCCCAACGGCATTACCAATTCCGGCTATGACAACCCGCTCTGGAACTTGGACCGGGTGCGAAACGAAAGCCGCGTCAACCGCTTTCTTGGCGCGCTGGAAATGACGTACGACGTGACGCCTTGGCTGAACATCCTGAACCGGTCCGGGGTAGACACTTATACCGACAACCGCTATGCGTACTTCCCGGTTGGGGCGGCGACCTCGTCGACCGGCAGCCTGACCGAAGAAGTCATCCAGGAAACGCAGGTCAACAACGACCTTATTGCGCGGGCGCACACCAACCTTGGCGAGAACGTGACCCTGACGGGCCTCGTGGGGTACAACCTAAATGCCCGGCGCAGCAGTCAGCTTGGTACCACGGCCACTGGCTTCATCAACCCCTTTTCGCCACCACAGCTCAACAATACCCCTTCTACCAACCGCAGCCCCTACAACGCTACCGTGGAGCAGCGCACGGCCGCCATCTATAGCCAGGTCGATTTGGGCTTGTTTAATCAGCTTTTTCTTACCGGCACGGTTCGCGGCGAGCAGGCTTCCACCTTCGGCCCCGAGGCCAAGAGCACGTTTGTGTACTCCGCCGGCTCGCTGGCTTGGCAGTTCACCAAGCTGCCCATTCTGGCCGAAAACCGGGTATTAAGCTTCGGCAAGCTCCGGGCTTCCTACGGCGTAGTGGGCGTGCAGCCCACCCCCTACCTCACGCGCACCTACTACACGCCGGCCAACGGCAGCGTGCTGGGCGAAGGCTATGGCACGACTCTGGATGCATCCAACTACGGCGGCGGCTTCGTGCGCTCCACCAGCAAGGGCAACCCCCTTATCCGGCCCGAGCGCAAAACGGAGCTTGAAGGCGGCCTGGACCTGCGCTTCCTGCAAAATCGCATCGGCCTGACCCTGACCGGCTACACCAACAAAACAGTCGACGTCATTCTACCGGTGCCTGTTGCCGCTACTACCGGCTACACCAACACCAACGCCAACGCGGCCACCATCACCAACCGGGGCCTGGAAATCAGCATGGACGGGGACGTGGTAAAAACCGATAAGTTCACCTGGAACGTGGCGCCCAACTTCTCGCTCAACCGCAACAAGGTGACCGAGCTGGCCGGCGCAACGTCCATCGGCCTGACGGGCTTCAGCGGCAGCGTCTCGTCGCGGGCCGTGAAGGACTACGCGCTGGGGGCTTTGTGGGGCAACTCTTTCGACATTAGAGACAATGGTACCTATAACACCGACGCCAACGGCTTTCCGCAGTTGGCCGACAACGGCACCGCGCGGGTGATTGGCAACCCCAACCCCCAGTGGCGCGGCGGCCTAAACAATACGTTCAGCTACCGGGGCCTTTCGCTTAACGTGCTGATTGACCACGTGCACGGCACGGATATCTGGAACGGCACCAAAGGCGCCCTGTACTTCTTCGGCACCGCTGGCGAGCTCGGCGAAGAAATCACCGTTTCGGGCGCGCAAGCCGCCAGCCTGAAGCTCTACACCGGCCAAACCCTGGCTTCGGCTTACAAGCCGAACGCGGACGGCTCCTATACCTTCCGGGGCAAAGTGCAGAATTTTGGCTCCGGCGACGTGGCCCTCGACGAGCAATGGTATCGCAACGGCTTGGGCAACGGCTTCTCCGGCGGCCCGGGCGCTCCGTTTGTCGAGCATGTGAACTACACCCGCCTGCGCGAAGTGACCCTCAACTACAGCCTCACCCAAAGCTGGCTGCGCACGGCCACCAAGCTCAGTGCCATCGACCTGGCCGTGACCGGCCGCAACCTCTACCTGTGGACCAACTACACCGGCGTAGACCCCGAAACCAACCTAACAGGCGTGAGCAATGGCCGCGGGATTGATTACTTCAACAACCCGAGCACCCGCTCCGTCATCTTCTCCATTAAGTTCACCTACTAA
- a CDS encoding SusD/RagB family nutrient-binding outer membrane lipoprotein — protein MKFRTISTALALTGLLMGTPGCKDFYDVNVDPIHPSKAELQQLLPVTQTATSTYLGFNIAGLGQPTSALMQQLSNGRSIGNFQQTGDSFSGPWNGLYSDMLANNELLITQGTTEQRWGYVGIAQLQKAYVFSQLVDMFGDVPYSEALKGAQNTSPRFDKDADIYNGNPGLGIQGLFALIDEGLGNLAKPGAGVTGTADLIYGGDLTKWARFGRTLKLKLLVQIRKTRSDAAFQQQVAALLTGTGGLLEATDDFEFKYGASESPANRNVGYLADYVNAGRENNIGRFLYLLMKYGDGTNPSPTAAVRPIPNPALGYADPRVPYYFFNQLATRIAPDRATYDYQDPNDARFVTTRAGSTGPANASALSSSTRTLPGLYPVGGRYDDGRGGNANTTFGRGLVAQRLLPYFSRKFLEAEAHLVILNNRAAARTALQAALQASFDKVNAIALAEGTSPSPTTTSGAPYPTAIPSGSRALGPIPAAEIATYINGALARFDGTATGPAKTPLQVIMEEKYVASFGMGPDIYTDWRRTGYPILTVPDNNNIGSNVGLVEDNDPITTGAGLFPRRLYYSQQDITANANPSAPKAQVDPASPTYRIFWDR, from the coding sequence ATGAAATTTCGCACTATTTCCACCGCACTGGCCCTGACTGGCCTGCTCATGGGAACCCCGGGGTGCAAAGACTTTTACGACGTCAACGTCGACCCCATTCACCCGTCGAAAGCCGAGCTGCAGCAACTCCTGCCGGTAACCCAAACGGCCACGTCCACTTACCTGGGCTTCAACATTGCGGGCCTGGGCCAGCCCACTTCCGCCCTGATGCAGCAGCTTTCCAACGGCCGCAGCATCGGCAATTTCCAGCAGACCGGCGACTCCTTCAGCGGCCCCTGGAACGGGCTGTACTCCGACATGCTGGCCAACAACGAGTTGCTCATCACGCAGGGCACCACCGAGCAGCGCTGGGGCTACGTGGGCATTGCCCAACTGCAAAAGGCCTACGTCTTCAGCCAACTGGTGGACATGTTCGGAGACGTGCCGTACTCGGAAGCGCTGAAAGGCGCGCAGAACACGTCGCCGCGCTTCGACAAAGACGCCGACATCTACAACGGCAATCCGGGCCTCGGCATCCAGGGCCTGTTTGCGCTGATAGACGAAGGCTTGGGCAACCTGGCCAAGCCGGGCGCGGGCGTCACGGGCACTGCGGACTTGATTTATGGCGGCGACCTCACCAAGTGGGCCCGCTTTGGCCGCACCCTCAAGCTGAAGCTGCTGGTGCAGATTCGCAAAACCCGTTCCGATGCCGCTTTTCAGCAGCAGGTGGCCGCCTTGCTGACCGGAACCGGCGGACTACTGGAAGCAACCGATGATTTTGAGTTCAAGTACGGTGCGTCGGAGTCGCCGGCCAACCGCAACGTTGGGTACCTGGCCGATTACGTGAACGCGGGCCGTGAAAACAACATCGGCCGCTTCCTGTACCTGCTCATGAAGTACGGCGACGGCACCAACCCCAGCCCCACTGCGGCGGTGCGGCCCATCCCCAACCCCGCGCTGGGCTACGCCGACCCCCGCGTGCCGTATTACTTCTTCAACCAGCTGGCCACCCGCATCGCTCCCGACCGCGCCACCTACGACTACCAGGACCCCAATGACGCCCGCTTTGTGACCACGCGCGCCGGCAGCACGGGCCCGGCCAACGCCAGCGCGCTGTCGTCGAGCACGCGCACGCTGCCCGGCCTCTACCCCGTGGGCGGCCGCTACGACGACGGCCGGGGCGGCAACGCCAACACCACCTTTGGCCGGGGCCTGGTAGCCCAACGCCTGCTGCCCTACTTCAGCCGCAAGTTTCTGGAAGCCGAAGCCCACCTCGTCATCCTGAACAACCGCGCTGCCGCGCGCACGGCGCTGCAAGCGGCCCTGCAGGCTTCCTTTGATAAAGTAAACGCCATTGCCCTGGCCGAAGGCACCTCGCCCAGCCCCACCACTACGTCCGGTGCCCCCTACCCCACGGCCATCCCGAGCGGCTCGCGCGCTCTGGGCCCCATTCCGGCGGCCGAAATCGCCACTTATATAAACGGAGCGCTGGCCCGCTTCGATGGTACCGCCACCGGCCCGGCCAAGACGCCGCTGCAGGTCATCATGGAAGAGAAGTACGTGGCCAGTTTCGGCATGGGCCCCGATATCTATACCGACTGGCGCCGCACGGGCTACCCCATCCTCACCGTGCCCGACAACAACAACATTGGCAGCAACGTGGGGCTGGTGGAAGACAACGACCCCATTACCACGGGCGCGGGCTTGTTTCCCCGGCGCCTGTACTACTCCCAGCAGGACATCACGGCCAATGCTAACCCCTCGGCTCCCAAGGCCCAGGTGGACCCGGCCAGCCCAACCTACCGCATTTTCTGGGACCGGTAA
- a CDS encoding SusC/RagA family TonB-linked outer membrane protein, with protein MKRPLLFCLLLLLSLTGRSWAQSRPVSGRVLDKSTNEGLPGVSVIVKGTTVGTATDTEGRYALNVAGPEATLQFKYLGYVTVEQAVGNSATVDVAMAVDTKQLDEVVVTSLGIQREKRALGYAVSEVKTEQVVQRSEPDILRTLTGKVPGVNITSSSGVPGASSRITIRGNTSLLGNNQPLFIVDGVPYDNSQTESENQLVRGAGYSSRTADIDPNNIASINVLKGAAAAALYGSRAAGGVIVITTKTGGGQRGAKGVQLGYTTGYSIEKIAGLPDYQNTYGTGANFGSGGNNYSTNGSWGPAFGSDIAPTTLPHPQAGNANLGIPLDATIPYQAYPNNVKDFFDTGHLFENSVSLTGTGDNATFSTILSRADQVGTIPNSKFIRNNVSAGGSGHFNKFSINGTVGYTNTEQQGPQLGANNAFGSASAFARTLFIPRNLDLQGLPNIDPVTHQQYFGWLSGQADNPRWSTENNEYTSRVDRITASASLSYAFKEWLTLSYTGGINTYTDNRRTTVRPGSNGYGGVGNVLEDNIQNTELEQTVLLTFNKNLTEDLSLRASVGQNINQRKQDFRAYSGRGIIVFGIDNIENTTDKNTNGYDFSKRRLMGVLGDVTVGYKDWAFLTATARNDWSSTLNKGGQLGNSGRSFFYPSISGSVVVNEALGLEIPWLSLAKVRAAYARVGRDAPPYTAGPTRFTINPSFGNAGQGIGTEFPFNGITGLGLGGAIGNPALTPEFTNELELGTDLSFYKNRITLGASYYDRRSTNQIAPVDLPVASGFGALFTNFGEISNKGFEVAFTAIPVQTKGVVWSSTFNFTRNKNKVESLTAGLPQLTFGTGFAGGIQAILKPGEDYGVFYGSAAARDEHGDYLINPATGHMIQDPNSKIIGNPNPQFLMGFINQFTYKGITMNVLVDYRKGGDLYSTTLASYLGRGVTKDTEDRNKLVIIKGVKGDPTTHLPLRNADGSTIPNNTAISVNDYYFSSGAAGLGAFDEKNVYDATTVRLREVSLGYDLPKSLLAKTPFGVVNVSVSGRNLYWYSPNIPQHTHFDPETNTFGASNQQGFEYTNAPNTRRYGVNLRVNF; from the coding sequence ATGAAGAGACCACTACTATTCTGCCTGCTCTTACTGCTCTCTCTGACGGGGCGGAGCTGGGCCCAGAGCCGGCCGGTGTCGGGACGCGTGCTTGATAAAAGCACCAACGAGGGCCTGCCCGGCGTGAGCGTGATTGTGAAAGGCACAACCGTGGGCACAGCTACCGACACAGAGGGACGGTACGCGCTGAACGTGGCCGGTCCGGAGGCCACGCTGCAATTCAAGTACCTGGGCTACGTCACGGTTGAGCAAGCCGTGGGCAACTCCGCCACCGTGGACGTGGCCATGGCCGTGGACACCAAACAGCTGGATGAGGTGGTGGTAACGTCCCTCGGCATTCAGCGGGAGAAGCGGGCGTTGGGCTATGCGGTATCGGAAGTGAAGACCGAGCAGGTGGTGCAGCGCTCCGAGCCCGACATCCTGCGCACGCTGACGGGCAAGGTGCCGGGCGTGAACATCACGAGCTCCAGCGGGGTGCCGGGGGCGTCGTCGCGCATCACCATCCGGGGCAATACCTCGCTGCTCGGCAACAACCAGCCGCTGTTCATCGTGGATGGCGTGCCCTACGACAATTCCCAGACCGAATCCGAGAACCAGCTGGTGCGGGGCGCCGGCTACTCCAGCCGCACGGCCGACATTGACCCCAATAACATTGCGTCCATCAACGTGCTGAAGGGCGCGGCCGCGGCGGCGCTGTATGGCTCGCGGGCGGCCGGAGGCGTGATTGTCATCACCACGAAAACCGGGGGCGGGCAGCGCGGTGCCAAGGGCGTGCAGTTGGGCTACACCACGGGCTACTCCATCGAAAAAATCGCGGGCCTGCCCGACTACCAGAATACGTATGGCACCGGCGCCAACTTCGGCAGCGGCGGCAACAACTACTCCACCAACGGTTCGTGGGGCCCGGCCTTCGGCAGCGACATCGCGCCCACTACCCTCCCCCACCCCCAGGCCGGCAACGCCAACCTGGGCATTCCGCTCGATGCCACCATCCCGTACCAGGCCTACCCCAACAACGTGAAGGACTTCTTCGATACGGGCCACTTGTTCGAGAACTCAGTGTCGCTGACCGGTACCGGCGATAACGCCACGTTCTCGACCATCCTGTCGCGCGCCGACCAGGTGGGCACCATCCCGAACTCCAAGTTTATCCGCAACAACGTGAGCGCGGGCGGCTCGGGGCACTTCAACAAGTTCAGCATCAACGGCACGGTGGGCTACACCAATACCGAGCAGCAGGGCCCGCAGCTGGGGGCCAACAATGCCTTTGGCAGCGCGTCGGCGTTTGCGCGCACGCTGTTCATTCCACGCAACCTCGACCTGCAGGGCCTGCCCAACATCGACCCGGTGACGCATCAGCAGTACTTTGGCTGGCTCTCGGGCCAGGCAGACAACCCGCGCTGGAGCACCGAGAACAACGAGTACACCTCCCGGGTGGACCGCATCACGGCCAGCGCCAGCCTGAGCTACGCCTTTAAGGAATGGCTGACGTTGAGCTACACCGGCGGCATCAATACTTATACCGACAACCGCCGCACCACCGTGCGCCCCGGCTCCAACGGCTACGGCGGCGTGGGCAACGTTCTCGAAGACAACATCCAGAACACCGAGCTGGAGCAAACCGTCCTGCTCACCTTCAATAAAAACCTCACCGAAGACCTCAGCCTGCGGGCGTCGGTGGGCCAGAATATCAACCAGCGCAAGCAGGACTTCCGGGCGTATTCCGGCCGCGGCATCATCGTGTTTGGCATCGACAACATCGAAAACACCACCGACAAAAACACCAACGGCTACGACTTCTCCAAGCGCCGCCTCATGGGCGTGCTCGGCGATGTGACGGTGGGCTACAAGGACTGGGCCTTTCTCACGGCCACGGCCCGCAACGACTGGTCGTCGACGCTAAACAAGGGCGGGCAACTGGGCAACAGCGGCCGCTCGTTCTTTTACCCCAGCATCAGCGGCTCGGTGGTGGTAAACGAAGCGCTTGGGTTGGAAATCCCGTGGCTATCCTTGGCAAAGGTGCGGGCGGCCTACGCCCGGGTGGGCCGCGACGCGCCCCCGTACACCGCCGGCCCCACGCGCTTTACCATCAATCCTTCGTTTGGCAACGCCGGCCAGGGCATTGGCACCGAGTTTCCGTTTAATGGCATCACGGGCCTGGGCCTGGGCGGCGCCATTGGCAACCCGGCCCTCACCCCGGAATTCACCAACGAGCTTGAATTGGGCACCGACTTGTCCTTTTACAAGAACCGCATCACGCTGGGAGCTTCGTACTACGACCGGCGCTCGACCAACCAGATTGCGCCCGTTGATTTGCCGGTGGCCTCGGGCTTTGGCGCGCTTTTCACCAACTTCGGCGAGATTTCCAACAAAGGGTTTGAAGTGGCCTTCACCGCCATCCCCGTGCAAACCAAGGGCGTTGTGTGGAGCAGCACGTTCAATTTCACACGCAACAAAAACAAGGTCGAAAGCCTGACGGCCGGCCTGCCCCAGCTCACGTTTGGCACCGGCTTCGCGGGCGGCATTCAGGCCATTCTCAAGCCGGGCGAAGACTACGGCGTGTTCTACGGCTCGGCTGCCGCGCGCGACGAGCACGGTGACTACCTCATCAACCCGGCCACCGGGCACATGATTCAGGACCCCAACTCCAAGATTATTGGCAACCCCAACCCCCAGTTTCTAATGGGTTTCATTAACCAGTTCACCTATAAGGGAATTACGATGAACGTGCTGGTGGACTACCGCAAGGGCGGCGACCTGTACTCGACTACCCTGGCCTCGTATCTGGGCCGTGGCGTAACCAAAGACACCGAAGACCGGAACAAGCTGGTCATTATTAAAGGCGTGAAGGGCGACCCCACCACGCACCTGCCGTTGCGCAATGCCGATGGCTCCACTATTCCCAACAACACCGCCATTTCGGTCAACGACTACTACTTCAGCTCCGGCGCGGCCGGCCTGGGCGCGTTCGACGAGAAAAACGTGTACGACGCCACCACGGTACGCCTGCGCGAGGTGTCCTTGGGCTACGACCTGCCCAAGTCCTTGCTGGCGAAAACGCCCTTCGGCGTGGTGAACGTCTCGGTTTCGGGTCGCAACCTGTACTGGTACTCACCCAACATTCCGCAGCACACCCACTTCGACCCCGAAACCAACACCTTCGGGGCCAGCAACCAGCAAGGCTTCGAGTACACGAACGCGCCCAACACCCGGCGCTACGGCGTGAACCTGCGGGTGAATTTCTAA